In Salmo salar chromosome ssa03, Ssal_v3.1, whole genome shotgun sequence, a single genomic region encodes these proteins:
- the coa3b gene encoding Coiled-coil domain-containing protein 56, producing the protein MAAEGVGEVASKEQLSAAQKQLLRKRQDLDYWKKNALKIRSRNRITGLAIGAFVIGMFSYTILSVKQERIMEDIDNEAKIKYIRGPRTGTNS; encoded by the exons ATGGCTGCTGAAGGAGTTGGAGAGGTCGCTTCTAAGGAGCAACTTTCAGCGGCACAGAAACAACTTCTCAGGAAAAGACAAGATCTCGACTATTGGAAGAAAAACGCGCTAAAAATACGTAGTCGCAACCGCATAACCGGACTAGCTATCGGGGCGTTTGTCATCGGCATGT TCAGCTACACTATCCTCTCAGTGAAGCAGGAGAGgatcatggaggacattgataaCGAGGCAAAGATCAAATACATCAGAGGCCCCAGGACCGGGACCAACTCTTAG